GCCTGGGAGCCCGGGTCGCTCACCGGGGCGGACCTCCGGCCTTGCGGTCGGCGTCGAGCCCCGTCGCCTCGAGTCCCCAGCGGGTAACCTCGCTCACGAGCTGGCTCGACTGGTCGAGCCGGCGGATCAGCACGACCACGAGCTGCTGGAAGAGTCGGGCGGCATCCTTTGGATTGGCCTCGATGAACTCATTGATGCTCTTCCGGTCCAGGGAGAGGAGCGAGGCCTCGTTCTCGGCCTGGATGGTCGCCGTGCGGATGGGCTCGTCGCCGAACACGCTCATCTCGCCGAAGACATCGCCGGCCTGGAGTCGGCTCAGGATCTGCTCCACGCGCCCGCTCACGACCTTGGAGACCAGGATGATGCCGGAGCGAATGAAGAACATCTCCTCGCCCGGGTCGCCCTCACGAAACAGCACCTCGCTCTTGCGCAGGCGGCGCTCGCGGAGCCGCGGCCAGAGCGCGACGAGCTGGGGTTCCTCGAGGTCCTTGAGGAGGCTGATCTCACGGAGGAAGGAAAGGTCGGCCGACTTGGCCACGTGGTGGAATCCGCGCTACATGGCCCAGCGTTTCATGAGCACGGCCTTGGCGGCGCGCGCGCGCTCGGCTGTGGGCGCCTGTCCCACCCGGCCCAGAGCCTGGACCACCATCGCGCGCTCGTCATCCGAGAGCACATAGTCGGCCAGGGTCGCGCCGGGGTCGCGCACGAGCTCGTCCAGGAAGTCCGGATCGGTCATGACCCGTCCCACCAGGTCCCGGAAACCCAACGAATCCATACGCCC
This sequence is a window from Candidatus Methylomirabilota bacterium. Protein-coding genes within it:
- a CDS encoding cyclic nucleotide-binding domain-containing protein — encoded protein: MAKSADLSFLREISLLKDLEEPQLVALWPRLRERRLRKSEVLFREGDPGEEMFFIRSGIILVSKVVSGRVEQILSRLQAGDVFGEMSVFGDEPIRTATIQAENEASLLSLDRKSINEFIEANPKDAARLFQQLVVVLIRRLDQSSQLVSEVTRWGLEATGLDADRKAGGPPR